One segment of Tachyglossus aculeatus isolate mTacAcu1 chromosome 16, mTacAcu1.pri, whole genome shotgun sequence DNA contains the following:
- the LOC119938742 gene encoding LOW QUALITY PROTEIN: S100P-binding protein (The sequence of the model RefSeq protein was modified relative to this genomic sequence to represent the inferred CDS: substituted 1 base at 1 genomic stop codon): protein MDSSQRALLWISQGRYGNYGSGQQQTLKAFLSGNLSGVNIKIEMNKRRNFKYSMFPLCLCRKVRISHFDTSPGRSSQQEPXLRWKLISFGLLLQREKALRQLPNSMEDRPSALSSMQNVKIPFKVSLPRAKRVLDLPEREHPQQAAPKKPCPNRLNSVPRPAEKLPPVPLGLFLSGDSSDCSHDLGPKEAITPSLLPKDPASVPSRGTFGQDEDGLDDTLLDLPDGEEDDSPFSYTEEEIQELLKDDDSQDKQSSPGEGLGKDADGLVAGVERNSCSGPPHHLPGPNWNSAAQQASTFRLPLTTTPDGPKLIPVKPLNRPLRSERALWKRTVVPALNPAVYEGCLDGSGPRDPCSSLKCLGLASPEEEEDKEIFPGRKADQDLSNIPLSLQKNGLDAVILNVKETAPSCPQISERVGSALKSKRPSPAEVRPSLSIGVSQQAEGATRCPVGLASSFKLVDLHRNSGEQMICERRLGRIVPVSQRKARSKSQTGTLDDGEPKKRIHLQGVSTHVPNSEAPSQASLSDQETQ from the exons ATGGACAG CTCTCAGAGGGCATTACTCTGGATCAGTCAGGGGAGGTATGGAAATTATGGAAGTGGGCAGCAACAGACCCTCAAGGCCTTTCTCAGCGGTAATCTCTCTGGGGTTAACATCAAGATCGAAATGAACAAAAGGAGAAACTTCAAGTACAGCATG TTTCCTTTGTGTCTCTGCAGGAAGGTGAGAATCAGTCATTTTGACACTTCTCCTGGAAGGAGCAGCCAGCAGGAGCCTTAGCTTAGATGGAAGCTGATTTCCTTTGGTCTCTTGCTGCAAAGAGAGAAAGCGCTCAGACAGCTCCCGAACAGTATGGAAGACCGTCCCTCCGCCCTTAGCTCAATGCAGAATGTTAAAATCCCTTTTAAAGTGTCGCTTCCCCGGGCCAAAAGGGTTTTAGATTTGCCAGAGAGAGAGCATCCCCAGCAAGCGGCTCCCAAAAAGCCATGTCCGAATCGGTTGAATAGTGTCCCCCGTCCAGCTGAGAAACTGCCACCGGTTCCCCTAGGATTGTTCCTCTCTGGAGACTCCTCTGATTGTTCACATGACCTGGGGCCTAAGGAGGCCATCACCCCCTCTCTACTGCCCAAAGACCCTGCCTCAGTCCCTTCTCGGGGTACATTTGGACAGGATGAAGATGGGCTAGACGACACCCTCTTGGATCTCCCCGACGGCGAAGAGGATGACAGCCCCTTCAGTTACACCGAGGAAGAGATCCAGGAACTCCTGAAGGACGACGACTCCCAAGACAAGCAGTCCTCCCCGGGAGAAGGATTGGGAAAAGATGCCGATGGCCTGGTTGCAGGGGTAGAGAGGAATAGTTGCTCTGGGCCACCTCATCACCTTCCAGGCCCAAATTGGAACTCGGCAGCCCAGCAGGCCAGCACTTTCAGGCTACCTCTGACAACTACCCCAGATGGTCCAAAGCTGATTCCCGTCAAACCACTGAACCGACCCTTGAGATCAGAAAGGGCTCTTTGGAAAAGGACCGTAGTCCCAGCCCTGAATCCAGCAGTTTATGAGGGTTGTCTTGACGGAAGTGGGCCCAGGGATCCCTGCAGTAGCTTAAAATGCTTGGGACTGGCCAGtccagaagaggaagaggacaaagAGATTTTTCCAGGGAGAAAAGCAGATCAGGACCTGAGTAATATTCCACTCag CCTTCAAAAGAACGGCTTGGACGCAGTTATTCTGAATGTCAAGGAAACGGCTCCCTCATGCCCTCAGATCTCGGAGCGGGTGGGGAGCGCGCTGAAATCCAAACGCCCCAGTCCAGCCGAGGTGAGGCCATCTTTAAGCATCGGCGTCAGCCAGCAGGCCGAGGGGGCAACGAGGTGCCCGGTGGGCTTGGCTTCATCGTTCAAA TTGGTTGACCTACACAGGAATTCTGGGGAGCAGATGATCTGTGAAAGAAGACTGGGCAGAATCGTTCCAGTTTCTCAACGCAAAGCAAG GAGTAAGAGTCAAACAGGTACATTAGATGATGGGGAACCCAAGAAGAGGATACATCTTCAGGGTGTCTCGACTCACGTGCCCAACTCGGAGGCTCCTAGCCAAG CTTCCTTAAGTGACCAGGAGACTCAATAG